Part of the Mycolicibacterium thermoresistibile genome, CATCTGCGACCGATCCGGCGTTTCGGGTTGACCGTCATCCCGTTGACACGACGGGCCGGTGGAATCCAGGCCTACAAGATCGTGTACCCGCCGGCAGACCGGGCAATGACGACGCCGCTGCAGACTCAAACGCACGAGGGCTATGAGTGGTTCTACGTTCTCAACGGCCGTGTCCGGTTCGTGCTGGGGGAGCAGGAACTGCTGCTCAACCCGGGAGAGGTCGCCGAATTCGACACCCGCATACCCCACTGGATCGGCAGTGCAGGACCAGAGCCCGCCGAACTGCTCACCTTGTTCGGACCCGAGGGTGAGCGCGCACACCTG contains:
- a CDS encoding helix-turn-helix domain-containing protein, which translates into the protein MLAGVGPRLRAIRRSRGVTLAALATETGLSESTLSRLENGKLRPTLEQLLPLARAHGVPIDDLVQAPLTGDPRIHLRPIRRFGLTVIPLTRRAGGIQAYKIVYPPADRAMTTPLQTQTHEGYEWFYVLNGRVRFVLGEQELLLNPGEVAEFDTRIPHWIGSAGPEPAELLTLFGPEGERAHLLTAGD